The following coding sequences are from one Thermodesulfobacteriota bacterium window:
- a CDS encoding RnfABCDGE type electron transport complex subunit A produces METPGPFTIFLASIFINNILLANFLGMCSFIAVSREIKTALGLGTAVIFVMTLTSGINYFVYTLLLEPLGLEYLRFIAFIVVIAATVQLVEMIIERVSPVLYYALGIFLPLITVNCAILGVSLFLVIREYSFLQSLAYGAGGGAGWALAILAMAGLRQKMKRSRVHPALQGPAITMILTGIMALAFIGFSGMVPM; encoded by the coding sequence GTGGAAACCCCCGGCCCCTTCACGATCTTCCTCGCGTCGATCTTCATCAACAACATCCTGCTCGCCAACTTCCTGGGCATGTGCTCCTTCATCGCCGTGTCGCGGGAGATCAAGACGGCCCTCGGGCTGGGCACGGCGGTGATCTTCGTGATGACCCTGACCTCGGGCATCAACTACTTCGTCTACACTCTCCTCCTGGAGCCGCTGGGCCTCGAGTACCTGCGGTTCATCGCCTTCATCGTGGTCATCGCCGCCACGGTGCAGCTCGTCGAGATGATCATCGAGCGGGTGAGCCCGGTGCTCTACTACGCCCTGGGAATCTTCCTGCCCCTCATCACGGTCAACTGCGCCATCCTCGGGGTGAGCCTCTTCCTGGTGATCCGGGAGTACTCGTTCCTCCAGAGCCTGGCCTACGGGGCGGGGGGCGGCGCCGGCTGGGCCCTGGCCATCCTGGCCATGGCGGGGCTTCGCCAGAAGATGAAGCGCTCCCGGGTGCACCCGGCGCTCCAGGGCCCCGCCATCACCATGATCCTCACGGGCATCATGGCGCTCGCCTTCATCGGGTTCTCCGGCATGGTGCCGATGTGA